The sequence below is a genomic window from Gossypium hirsutum isolate 1008001.06 chromosome A11, Gossypium_hirsutum_v2.1, whole genome shotgun sequence.
aaaaaattatctcATTTTACTACATTTAGAattcatcatctcaaaattttaaaaccaacACATCAAATGCATATTTTTCACTAAAGGTAGATGATACCTTAAAGTCTTCAAAAGCTAGGAAGCAAATGATGTGAAAGGCTCCATCAATCGGAAGTATTACTCCAAACCAGGCGATTATAGTAATTTCTTTCTTGACTTGTCTACTtcatatttgatatgatttggttTTTTCCCAATGCGACAtgcaatttttttaacttaaccCTTTAAAATTTGATGAGGCTATTGAATTTCTTGACAAATATGGTGATTTCAATATCCTTTTCATTCTCATCATTATTACCATGCTTACTTAATAGCAActcattgttattttttaaaatatttaatatttttattaaaactctaaacatattatttaatatttatattgaattttattataaattcacTGTTTTTTTTCAAGTTTATCCCGTTCAacatttttatcctttttggagaaaaaaaaaccaaacattTTTATCCCAACTTTCCCCAGAAATTGTTAAGGAGACGAGATTTTGTGTTATTACTGTTTCGCCAAAtaaattgagtgttaaattagtttcgtaattattattattttgatattatggtaaaaaaaaacaaaaaacacgcAAATTGCGTTCTCTAATTCTCTTTCTATCCCATCGAtccattgaaaaaaagaaaaaagaaagaaaagaagctaAAATAATAGTTCCAGATCGAAACCTTCTCTCTCACACATACACTTCCTTCGATCGAGGTAGCTcgtttttaatttgatttctcCATGTCCAGAACAAAACCCTAGTTTTCTCCCTGAACTTCCCCAGCTTAGCACAAAACCCTAGAAATTCTCATTTCGATTTTAATTAGGATCTTTTATTTGGTTCAATATTCGGCAtgatatatatttacatatgctGATTTTTGTGTAAATATCCTTTTGGTCCAGATCGAAAAAAAAAATGTTCGTGTTTGGTTTATGAGATTCCCGGAGAGAAGTTCTGGTGGCCGTAATATTTGGTTAGTCTTTTGGGTTTTATTGTAGATTTTATCTCGATTAAAGAATGGAGTAGCCTAATATCGGCTCTATCTTCATTTAAGGATTTGTGAATTAGCTTTAGTTTGGGGTTAATCGATGATGGCGACGCCTTGATTAGGGAGCATTTGGGAACTTGGATTGGGATAAGACACAAGTGAATTGGCTTAGCAGATTCAAAATTTTGAGTCCTTGAGTATTGAATTTCGCGGGGAGCCAACTAGAGTTAATACTGTTGAAGAGTATTTCGAATATTCTCAAATTTAAATTTGTGTAGAAATGAGCTTAGAAAATGAAGAACAGCATTCCTTAGATCAGCCTGCAGATATCAGTAAGGAATCTCAAAAGTAAGCATTTCTTTCGGctgaataattaatttttttaatggttttGTATATGTTTTGGCTGAGCAACGCTAATAACCGATTGTTTTTAAATGATTCAGGAAATCGAGAATTTCATACACCAGAGAATTTTTGCTGTCATTGAGTGAACAGGATATTTGCAAAAAGTTACCCAAGGGTTTCGGTCAATCAATTTTGGGGTGAGATTATTTTTTATGGTCATGGAGTATTTACTTAGTAAAATTATGAAGAAGGCAAACTTAGATCTTTTTGTTAATCATTGGTATGTGGTTGGAGCAGTGAATTTGAGGATACATCACAAGATCGTCAAAGAATTCCTGGCACCTTGTCAGGTTATAGGCGCAATGAATATAGTTCATCACCACCTACTAGAGGGGACTATTCGCGGGGCATTCATGGACGGTGGGACAGTCGTTCTAGTGGAAAGAGTGATAGAGACAGTGATTCCCAATCTGATTGGGACTCAGGTAATGTTTATAGTTCTTTGGTTCTATCAAATAATATGatctatgtttaaaatttttatggacTAATTagtgttaaattgaatgattcTAATGATACATAGATCATGGAAGACGCCATGGTAATCAATCTCGGCGGTCTTGGCAAGGTCCTGAGCATGATGGTCTTTTGGGGAGTGGTTCTTTTCCTCGACCATCTGGATATACAGCAGGAGCTTCTGCTTCAAAGCTTCGAGCTAATGACCAGTACCATCTAAATAGAAGCAATGAGCCATACCATCCACCCCGTCCTTATAAGGTACTTGTTTGCTTTTAGTTGTCATTTGCAGATAATTTTGGGACCAGTATCACGATACCTGTCTGtttaatttagcttaaaaaatATAAGTACTCTACTTAAATTGTATCTGCCTGGAATTGTAAGATTTTCCACTAGCAAATCTAGTACTCTTTTAATAGATGTTATTTTTTTCCAGGCTGTACCTCATTCAAGGAGGGAAACTAATGACTCATACAATGATGAAACGTTCGGTTCCACTGAGTGCACTAGTGAAGATAGAGCGGAAGAGGAAAGAAAGAGAAGAGGTTGGTTCTCTTTTGTGGATAACTCTCTGCTGATTGTAGTTTATTTTGTACATGTTTTATCTTCTTTCTCTACTGTGTCATAGTTTTCCAATAATAAAAACTCAAGCATGATGTCTTTCTATTAGCTTCCTTTGAGTCATGGAGGAAGGAACAACAGAAAGCATTCCAGGAGAAGAAGATTAATCCTGAAAGGCGTAAAGATGACTTCGATATTTCTGAATTGCTAGAGGACTCTAAAGTTGACAAAGGACTTGCAAATAGAAACAAGGAATCAGATGAACCTATTCCAGCATCAAATATTGTTTCTGACAGAACTTCTCTTCCCTCACAAACTCCTGCGTCTAGACCACTTGTACCACCTGGTTTTGCGAGCACAGTTTTGGAAAGGAATGTTGGATCCAAAACTTCAATGCACTCCCATTCTTCACTGGTAAGTATCACATAGGTCTTCAGAATTTAGAACACCCATTATGATCTCTGTTGTACCTTTTGGCATCTAATTTTAATTGTAAGTGTCAGTGACCAGTTCTAGTATTCTTCCTTTTTGCTATCACATGATCTTTTATCGCAACGAACTGTTCATGTACTGGTTGCTTTCAAATTTTGTTCTCTACCAACTTTGCTGTTAAAATTATGCTGCttcttaatatataatataacagGAATGAAGTATGAATTAGTCAAAGATGAGGCAATTTTGAATTTTCCATTATTTTGGTCGGAATGGGGAGAGGAGCAAGTTTATCACTTAAAACCAGTGCGTGGAATTGGTTATCCATATATAACTGAAATTCAGTGGGAAGTTTTTAACCGAGGACTTCCTTTTTCCTTCTTAATTTGGATTTGACTGTAAAAAAATCCCTGTTGTTTTATGGTAGATGTCTGTATATGATGCCAATAGTACACGTGCAGAACTGAGACTCAACGAAGATGATATATTTTTGCAAGTGACTTAATGGAAGTACAGTTTTGACAAAGGTTACATGGCGCTCTGCTCTAGCATGTTATTGCTCTATTCCTTGTTTTGGCCGATATGCTATTCTTCTTATGTTGTAACTTAGGAGATGATCCCATTAGGAAAAAGCGTGTTCCAATTATATAGAATGATGTTGTGTCTCCTATTTTTCTCGTAAATTGTTTGCTGTTACACCCAATTAGTAATTTATCTTCTGTTATGCTTCTATAGGTTGGTAATTCTGAAATTGACAGCAACCTCTCAGAGTCCAAAGGCAGCCTTCTTTCTAATGGGATTTCTGATGATCTTGCGGGCAAGCCTTCTAAACCGAATGAAGAGGAAACTTTCAGTGAGCGGAGGCttgaaattaaaaacattcacCCTTTAGACAATAATAAGAGTGTGAAGGCTCCAACATTCTCATCAGCTTTAGATAAACTTAATGACACAATAATCAAGGATTCTCAAATATACAAGAGCTCCAGTCTTCCGGAAGCCTTTATAGCCCCAGGGAACAATGAAGTTACTGAACTTGATTCCAAAAAGCTGGTTGCTGATAAAATTGTGACTGAAACCAACCAGGATGGTTCAATTTCAATTCTAGACAAGCTTTTTGAAAATGCTTTAACAGCAAATGAAGGTGGCTCCACTAATTACACTGAGGTATTATTATGGTTATGAGACATTGCTTTCAAATTCAAGCTCATATATTGAATACATCTGCACTGATTGACTTAGTTAAATGCTCCTTTTTAGTTGCCCTGCTTAATGTAATTAAAACCTGGTTGATCATTGAACTATACATCTTATCTACATGTAGTTTATTTAGGTattttatttaatccttttactccCTGTTTTCCTTGAAATGATTAACAACGTTTAATATCTCTTGTTCTTCAGCCTAATGACAGCAATGCAGATGAGACATGGGCCTCTGACACTTTCCATTCTTCTAAGTTTGCTCATTTGTTTCTTGATGAAGGTTTGTTGGTGCTTGTTACAAGTAATCTGGTTTTAAGTGAATCTGCTTAGTTTTTAAGTAAGAAGTATGATCTAATAATCTTCTTTTCATCTTGTCATCGCAGAGAAGAAAACTATAGATGATTTCTCCCTTGGCAGGCCAAAAGGCTTGCTCTCATTTATTCAGGGTGGCGAGAAAGGTGGTTCCCATGATAGACTAGCTACTAAGCATGGGGAGTTGAACTTTCCATTTCAAAACTCTGAACTTGCGGACAAGCATGTTAGATCAAATTTGCTGTCTTCTAGAATTGAAAACTCTGAGCAATCATGGAATATTAAGGATGTTAATAAATCAGCTGCAGTTCCAACTGTCCTCACATGTGAGGATCTTGAAAAGTCAATTCTATCAGAAAGCACTGAAAATGATCCAAGGTTGCCTCCTGCTATTGAAGGATGTAAAATTCCTGATGCCAACTGTGAGAAGAAAGAAGTTATTGTCGACAATCATGCATCCCAGCACCTTCTTTCATTGTTACAAAATAAAACAAGTATGAAAAATATAGTATCATCGGCCAATCTTGACATCAGGTCTTCAGAAAGGGTACACACTATTGAAACAACAAGTGCTGATGCGGCTAGTTGTGATTCAATAGACACAAATGCAGAAAATTCTTCCAGTTCAGGGAAGAGTCTAACTCTTGAAGCACTTTTTGGAAGTGCTTTCATGAAGGAACTACAATCGGTTGGAGCACCAGCTTCTGTTCAGAGGGGCTCAATAGAGTCTGCAAGAGTTGATGTATTCAAATCTAGCAGGCTTCCCCTTCATGTTACAGATGATAGTCTTCTTCTTTCCTCAGGTCACGTTGGGTCAAACCGgactaattttgaaaaaaatatttcacCATTTACCCAGAGAGAGCAAATGAAATCCGATGGCATTGAAGAGCATTTGTTAGGCTATAATGATGCTTCATCCGCAGCGGATTCATCACATATCCTAGCTGGGTTAGGATCTAAACTTGGTGGTTTTGATGGATCTGCTAAAATTGGGCTTCCTGAAGAGGATAGTTTGCTTGGTGGCAGTAATCCTTTGAAACTCCAGAATTTCATGGCTGGTGGTGTAAAAGCAGAGCTATCGCCCTCCCAAGAGACACCAATTGATGTTGCTGAGAAGCTAGCAGCTTTGAAGGCCGTTTTCCAGGATGAAAGACCTGTTGTAGGAGGGAAAGAAGTTCCAGTTTTTTTTCCCGGTCCCTATGAATTGAGGGAGCCAGATATTTCATTACATAACCAAAACGTCCAAGCATCTTCTCCTCAGCTTCATCCTCAATTGAATCATGGAGGTCCTTTGTTTCATTCGTTAGATTCTCATCATTCTAGTATCGGTTCTCAGGTGAAGTTCATGGGTCCAGAAGGCTTGGTCTATCATGATGCCCCACCAAATCATCAATTATCTGCAAATATGCTTCGTCCCCTCCATCATCCTAGCAGTGGACTAACTGGATTTGATCCTTCAATTCATCATCCTATGTTACAACAAATGCATATGCCTGGAAACTTTCCTCCACCCCACTTGCAACGAGGGATTCCTGGTGTTGCACCGTCAGCACCTCAATCAAATAATCAGATGACTGGGCTACAGGAAATGAATCCAATGCATGGTTTTCAATTGGGGCATGGTCAACGGCAGCCTCAACCCAACTTTGTTGGTCTTGGAATGCCTCCAGGTAAAGTATTTAATACATGTCTTGTTTCTTTCTCATCCTTGCCAATTTCAACTTTGGAAAACCTGCCCGCCCATTTCATTCTTGGAAATGCCTACAGTTACTGTTACACTGTTTTAAGGCTTAAAGTGATTCAAGAAGAATGATAATTACCATGCCAAAACCTTATTGCATGTAACTGCAAACTGTTTACTTCATCGAGGACCCCCCAATTCCGctggaaaaatgaaaagaaaatttccGGCAATCCGTTGTGGGTTGTCTTGTATGTGAACTGCTGTTACCATAATGATTACATTTCACGTTCTATTTGCGAATACCATGtacattattatttgttttatatttcaGGTCATGACGATGGCAGTGGGAGCCATCATCCAGAGGCATTGCAGAGGCTTATTGAGATGGAGCTCAGGTCAAAGTCAAAGCAGATGAGCCCTTTTGGCGCACCCAGCCATGGTCAAGGCCAAGGGATGTATGGCCACGAGCTAGACATGGGTTTTCAGTATAGATAATGACATTTGGTTGTAGTTTTGCCCTGTCCCTACTAGATTGTTTCTCTCCGAGAATTGAGGCTAGGTTTGATGTTCTTAATTCAAGAGGGATTTTTGTGGCTCACTGTAACTAAAATGATCATTATCATACTTGCTATTGGCTGTTGGTTGCAATCTGCCCTTTTGTGCTTTGTGTAGTgtgtttttctttcctttaagGGTTAAATCACATTTTGGGTTTGAACTTGGCAACTATTTTCATATTGGGGCCTGAATATCTTTTTTGTTCAAGTTAGTTCCAAAATTTGGTAATTGTTCTTACATTTGAgtctgaatttttttcttttaattcaagttaGACCTTGAACTTGGCAAATGTTCTAACATTAggatttcaatattttattatccAAGTTTGTCTTTGAAAGCTTTAAAGTTTAAGCCTCAATTtgggaacaattgtcaagtttaaaCTTCAAAATGAGAACAATTATTAAGTACAAATTAAACTTCAACTtggttaaaaacaaatttaaaagttCTGATATCAATGTGAGAAAAAGTATCGAGTTTAGGTCTAAAATAGTGATTTAACTTAGCGAAAAGTTGAAAAATTCTTAACGAACTGAAAAAGATTTATTCAAACCTTACAATTTAAATCTTTATTATTCGCATATAGAACCTTCTAATGTAATTATCCAGCTGATCTCTTGCACATGAATTAAGCTAAGACATCCAAAATTCTCCTGTAATCAGATCTCTGATGAAACAGATGAAACACGGCCATGGAATCAGGTTTTCTCATATATGTCTATTTGTGCATGCATTCTGGATTCTTCTCTGCACCATGGATCTCTTATCATCAAATACAAACAGCACCTGACCCACCTTAAAACTTTTGGTGCTTCCTGACTTCAGCCCGCTTTTTGTCCTTTTCTTCCTCGGCCTTGCAGTTCAGTTCACTGATTTGTTGCCCGGTATCTGAGGTGATAAGCTTTGGGTGCATAGTTTTCTCAGCATCAGCCCGCTATGGGGTAAATTTGAAATGAGAAAGATCTTACGAAAGAACATTAGAGTTAACCGAGTTGTATCGAGGCTTACCTGTTCTGAAAGTCTGATTAAATCGCATATACAGATTCGTTCCACAACACTAA
It includes:
- the LOC107923860 gene encoding uncharacterized protein — protein: MSLENEEQHSLDQPADISKESQKKSRISYTREFLLSLSEQDICKKLPKGFGQSILGEFEDTSQDRQRIPGTLSGYRRNEYSSSPPTRGDYSRGIHGRWDSRSSGKSDRDSDSQSDWDSDHGRRHGNQSRRSWQGPEHDGLLGSGSFPRPSGYTAGASASKLRANDQYHLNRSNEPYHPPRPYKAVPHSRRETNDSYNDETFGSTECTSEDRAEEERKRRASFESWRKEQQKAFQEKKINPERRKDDFDISELLEDSKVDKGLANRNKESDEPIPASNIVSDRTSLPSQTPASRPLVPPGFASTVLERNVGSKTSMHSHSSLVGNSEIDSNLSESKGSLLSNGISDDLAGKPSKPNEEETFSERRLEIKNIHPLDNNKSVKAPTFSSALDKLNDTIIKDSQIYKSSSLPEAFIAPGNNEVTELDSKKLVADKIVTETNQDGSISILDKLFENALTANEGGSTNYTEPNDSNADETWASDTFHSSKFAHLFLDEEKKTIDDFSLGRPKGLLSFIQGGEKGGSHDRLATKHGELNFPFQNSELADKHVRSNLLSSRIENSEQSWNIKDVNKSAAVPTVLTCEDLEKSILSESTENDPRLPPAIEGCKIPDANCEKKEVIVDNHASQHLLSLLQNKTSMKNIVSSANLDIRSSERVHTIETTSADAASCDSIDTNAENSSSSGKSLTLEALFGSAFMKELQSVGAPASVQRGSIESARVDVFKSSRLPLHVTDDSLLLSSGHVGSNRTNFEKNISPFTQREQMKSDGIEEHLLGYNDASSAADSSHILAGLGSKLGGFDGSAKIGLPEEDSLLGGSNPLKLQNFMAGGVKAELSPSQETPIDVAEKLAALKAVFQDERPVVGGKEVPVFFPGPYELREPDISLHNQNVQASSPQLHPQLNHGGPLFHSLDSHHSSIGSQVKFMGPEGLVYHDAPPNHQLSANMLRPLHHPSSGLTGFDPSIHHPMLQQMHMPGNFPPPHLQRGIPGVAPSAPQSNNQMTGLQEMNPMHGFQLGHGQRQPQPNFVGLGMPPGHDDGSGSHHPEALQRLIEMELRSKSKQMSPFGAPSHGQGQGMYGHELDMGFQYR